Proteins from a single region of Urocitellus parryii isolate mUroPar1 chromosome 4, mUroPar1.hap1, whole genome shotgun sequence:
- the LOC144254206 gene encoding olfactory receptor 8I2-like codes for MAGNNFTEVALFVLSGFADHPELNVSLFLIFLFIYLFTILGNLGLIMLIRTDPELHTPMYFFLSNLAFIDIFYSSTVTPKALVNFQSKQKSISFLECFVQMYFFVGLVCSECFLLGSMAYDRYVAICNPLLYMVVMSQKVCIWLQAMPYVIGFTNSLISVCMISSLDFCESSINHFFCDTTALLALSCRDAFGTELVIFILAGFTLLSSLLIITVTYISIISAILRIQSAAGRWKAFSTCASHLTGVTIFYGSLIFTYLQPDNTSSLTQGQVASVFYTIVIPMLNPLIYSDVKNSLLRVLHGRLFPQQILSAAV; via the exons ATGGCTGGGAACAATTTCACTGAAGTGGCTCTCTTTGTACTCT CTGGATTTGCAGATCACCCTGAATTAAACGTCagtcttttcttaatatttctcttcatttatctATTCACTATCTTGGGTAACCTTGGACTCATCATGCTAATCAGAACTGACCCTGAGCTGCACACACCTATGTACTTCTTCCTTAGCAATCTAGCATTCATTGACATATTTTATTCCTCTACTGTAACACCCAAGGCGCTGGTAAATTTCCAATCCAAACAGAAATCCATCTCCTTTCTCGAATGCTttgttcaaatgtatttttttgttggtttggtgtgcagtgaatgttttcttcttggaTCGATGGCTTATGATCGTTATGTAGCTATCTGCAATCCTTTATTGTATATGGTAGTCATGTCCCAGAAAGTGTGCATCTGGCTACAAGCAATGCCCTATGTCATTGGTTTCACAAACTCACTGATATCTGTATGCATGATCAGCAGTTTGGACTTCTGTGAATCCAGCATCAATCACTTTTTCTGTGACACCACAGCTCTTTTGGCTCTGTCTTGTAGAGATGCATTTGGCACGGaattggtgatttttattttagcagGATTCACTCTTCTTAGTTCACTCCTCATCATTACAGTGACTTATATCAGCATCATCTCAGCCATCCTGAGGATACAGTCTGCAGCAGGCAGGtggaaggccttctccacctgtgcctcccaccTCACAGGTGTAACTATCTTCTATGGGTCCCTGATTTTCACATATTTGCAGCCTGACAACACATCATCCCTGACCCAGGGGCAGGTGGCATCTGTGTTCTACACTATTGTCATTCCAATGCTGAATCCTTTGATCTATAGTGATGTGAAAAATTCCCTCCTGAGAGTCCTGCATGGAAGACTTTTCCCTCAACAGATATTGAGTGCTGCAGTTTAA